The genome window TAGTCGTAGGCGCAGCCGTGCACCTCCGCGTAGCGGTGCGGCGCGCAGAACTCCGCGCCGCAGCGGCAGCGGTGCAGCGTCGCGATGCTCAGGCGCTTGCGGCACAGCCCGCAGCGGGGCTTCTtgcggggcgcgggcgcgggggcgggcgcgGGGGCCAGCAcgggggcgggcgcgggcgcgggcggcaggTGCAGCCGCGAGCGGTGCTTGTGGCGcgccagcggcggcggcggcggcggcgcgtgctGCTGTACGACAAATGCTCCAGTTACACTCGATCCCTCGTACAGACAATCTATAGCACCCTATGGTGCTTTAGTTTTATATATTCAATGATGGCCAATAACCGTACTTCTCATACAcaggtattttaatatttttaatgtacGAGGTATCAATATcaaagctacaccgacaagagtgtgactCCTAAATTAACGATGATTATGATGGAAGTATACCATtgttaaatttcattaaaatctgtgTGAAAAAGTATAGAAACATCCATAGAACGTTCGtttgtttgtaaaaaagaacatttttataaattgtcacgCGATCGcgtgtataagtaataatagtaGGAAGCGGGCGAAACAGCAAGTGTAGTTACCAGCTCGGGCGTGGAGAGCGAGAGCGGCGGGCGCGCTGCGGGCGGCAGCAGGCAGGCGCCGCAGCCGGCGGCGTGCAGCGACGACGCCGagcgcgccgccgcgcgccagCCCGCGCCCGCGCTCGACAGCCCGCCTGCACACACCACAACACTTTATTATTTCACCACTAACATTTTACAACTTCATACGCATTTgatatctaaaaataattaagcaaaagaaaaaaagagcACTTTCGATTTTATTGGCATGTCAACAgactaaaaagaaaacgttcATTATACAATATCACTCGTTACCTATTTCATTTTGTGAAATTAACACTTCGGCTTTTTATCGAGCATTATTTATCTtctatttattactttacagaaataaactattaaaataaCGCTTATTACACATTTTACGAAATAATCTTCAATTACACTTAAGTTTTGTAGGTTATATTTTTGccgccattttattttctttatatcttCTTAAGACAAGGATTTTCATTCTACACAGCCAACTCGGTAGTTCCAACTAAAATTGACTTAACTTTAACAAACAATTTTCTTTGCAAATGTATTGAGCCAGTCTGCCTATCAAGATGTAAATATTAGATTATtctctaaattaataaaaagcgAATAATCAGAAAgctattttaacttttttgtttATACAAAAAGAAGTTGTTGTCGTTACGACAGACGTACCATAGTCAGAAGCGAGCGAGGCCAGGTCGGGCGAGCGCGGTCGCCGCGCCTCCCGCCGCGACACCAGCAGCCCGCCAGAGACGCCGCCGGACACCTTCACTCTGGTACaataattaacatttattttagtattttttagtttattatacaaatgttttaaataggctagtttgaaAAGACAAGACCATATTATTCCATGAACTGTAGTTCAGTAAGACTGCAACCATACCGGCTGTGTATCGCACCCGATGCGATATATGAACCGCGCCCCACGGCGTGCGAAGTATATCGAGAGTTTCAACCAATAGCCGCaccgaatgctatctacgtgaatagacgtcgtacggctattggtcaaagtaTTCGATACAATTTGCCGTATGCCGTGCAGAGTCTGCTGAGTTGGCGCGCGACGCGGTTGAGGTGCCTGTCTACGCAAGTTTACTTCATTTCGGCATGTGGTGCGTGATTAACGAAAAATATCGTCAAATCAAGAGTCAATTATACCACTAACAATTAAGTGCGAGAACACCTTAACAGTTGCTAAGTGTAAGATaaggtttttttaatttgccaGAAGATGCATGAAAAAAAAGGGAAttaatcaaaaaaatcaaatatgtaGCACACAGAGCCgtcccgtacggtcacgagcatcaatatatgtacattttggtaccatgtcacatgatttttgacaaattgctctataatgtcaaatatgttagtgcgatagagtcacaaagtggatacattatattgctcataattgacaacatttcaaatttttaagccgtggtttttttgtgctatttcgaaagtacttgtttaaatagaagacacgtattttttttttcaagatttttccactagaagttacaaaaaatattttttgaaaattggattctgccattgatagaatgaaggcagtataatgtaatgtacctttgcatgcgtatttaaaacaagtcgcaaacaaagtatcatgttatgtatgacatttactttttttataatttttatgtaaaggtctgaacttattatgccttcctcttctgacctcgtggatttttcaatatatttctattattactgaattaaaaaatctgaaaaaatgtgttttgtgtaaatcatagaaatatctcgaaatggttttcgatttaaggcaccttagtaaaaatgaaatgttgtcaattgtgtgtgtgtgtgtgtttgttaatgtgtgtttgagtgtgtgtgtgtgcgtgttacCTGTCGGCCGCCTGCAGCGGGCAGCGGCAGCGGCAGGGCTCGCACAGCGGCGCCAGCTCCGAGTACCCGCCGAACTCCTCGTactgctccaccacgctggggACGGACAACGTCTCCTCGCTGCGGGTCTTCTGCATCTCCGCCGGCTCGCCTGCGGACGACACCACTGGGTTACTAACTGCGTTACTTACTAATAAGTAGATTTAAGGGTAAGCATAATCACTTGATTTAAAGTGAGTCTAAGAAACCTAGCTGTGACATCTTTTGGACAGCTCGCGGCAAATAAGCGCGTTGTGTGGTCAATAatcgaccccatcaaccctggtgtctgggttacggttactaatgagccgccaaagacccctgacaatgctcatgtaacgactacatacttactaagtaaatagtGGCTCGGACCGACGGAGTTACTTTAACGGAGTGCCTTgctaagcacggatcaacttctGTCGGACAATCGGGTCTGCAATGTACTAtacaaactagagatcacaaaatgattcTATTGAGACCACAGTGACAGTTGAAtacttaaaatcaaatcaatcaatttcaatgttatttgcattgcgcacttagttttacatgcgcaaatggcaaattgcaatattgctttcttagatgaatatctgtttcaatacttgttttgtatgtgagTTTGTAAtctactatttattattatagtttccttacattatggttaggtatatttttaggaaatatgtattatattaacttttgttttacttttaggtatttattatttttttgttgcaccatcccgcatccaagttgtttgtaaatgtttgtttccttttggtggttgcttgtttgatttgatttgatgaattgcgtcgatgtggccattttaaccctcctgtttATCAATACGTGTATTATTTTTGGCTGTCAATACGCATCGATTAGCTATAAGAATACCTTGCGGCTTGTGCCGTCGGATAGAGAGCGTCTCCATGCGGCGCCGCAGGTCCAGCATCTTCCCCATGGTGACGGCGTTCTGCGCAAGCGCTCCGCCCTCGGGCTCCGCCGCGCACCCGCCGCCGCACGACGAGCACGCGCTGCACACCGACTCCGACGACACTTGCGATAGGGAGGACTCCGCTGGGGACACAAATTACAATTTTGTATAACCTTCgctacttttctttttcaaattagtctttcttgtactctggtcttaacTGCCTAAAGTTTAAGTAATACAgctctttttatataaatactctgaaccggcgtgtatgaaacgattgatgaatgtgaaggaagcaagagaagtgtgtcaggatcgaagcaaatcgaattccatagtctctgcttaccccggtaggaaataggcgtgtattacatacattttgtgCTTTTTTACTGCCGGTGTTACAAAATAATCGAGTTTTTATAaatcgattaaataaattacgCGAATAAATCGATTTTCATAAATAGCACCATCTATGGTGCCGGGAACATTGGCAAAGTGTGCCACTTTTGCTGGATGGTGAAGCGACCCTCTCATTTCTGTGCCAAAGCCAAAAGAGGATATGCCATGAGCATGATAATAGTGCGTGCTCACAGTGCGTGTGCAGCGGCGAGTAGGAGCCGTCGGGGTTGTGTCGCACGCGCAGCATGTTGACGCGCTCGCCCTCGCGGAACACCACCACCGTCACCTTGCAGCCGCTGCCGCTGCTGCAGCCCCACTCAGACTCCTCGCTGGAACATACACACAAattaacatacagggtgttagtgacatcgtaacgaatactgagggagatgattcaggccgtgatttagagttgatatcaagtggaattttcgatgtggcgtccaatatggaaataaatattttctttctttctttctttctttaaaaacacCACAAAGATGAACATTGTAAGATAATCCCTAACAGAGTGGGCTGagtcttctttttatcgtgtgggttatgcggtgaattaccaacctcatcgaccttggtgtcagggttatgattaagccgccaaaggccctggcatgactcatgtaacgactacttagttacatcagtaaatagtaaccgggaccaacggcttaacgtgccttccgaatcacggatcatgttactttttggacaatcaggtgatcagcctgtaatgtcgcaaccaaactggggatcacaaagtgatttttgtgatatgtccccaccgggattcgaaccctgggcctccggatcgtgagtccatcgctctaccactggaccacggaggccgtttgaaACGAATCTTGTGATCCGTTGGGAACAACCTGTGGGGGTCGGTGGCTCACCGGTTGGAGTCGAGCAGGCGCTCGATGTCCCTCCAGGGctcgggcggcggcggcaggcGGCGCGTGGACACGGGCCCGCCGCGCATGCCCAGCACGAGCCGCAGCCGCGCGCCGTCCGCGATGCCCAGCGCCCGCAGCGACGACCCGTCCTCCAGCTCGCGCAGGTTGTACACCAGGTGCTGCTGCGACACAGGGATGCCTGCAattccaaattattatttttttacttcattttttatttatttttttattaagatgggttcggtcttgacttcgttcttacacgaggagaagaagaggtcgacggtggaacgagcttacccagaagatgcctattcacccgtgatttaaaggaccccaggttataagatgcAGGAAACACCGCCGCTGGCAGCCcattggctgtgcgcattatgaatgATTAAGCGAAGCGCTTGGCTTTGCTTTATTGTTCATAATATAAAAGCGAAGGgccactcactcactgactcattACGAAGTTTAAAAACCTACAAGAGTCTCAAAACTTGCATGGAGGTTCCAGTTAGAActtaggtgctcactaagacgaaATTTTGTTAAATTCATCCCCTAAGGGGGGTAAAAAGTGGTGACAaatgtttgtatgaaacttccaTAGTTTTAATAAAAGGGTTTCCAAATTACTAGAAATTAAGTACTAGACAGGGAATGTACAAATTGGCATCCAAAAGATTTTCCTTGCCAATTTGTACTTTGTCTTCCTCTAAATAAACGATTATTCTTCAGTCAACTGCACATTTATATTACGGTAGCGGTTGGGCGTCTGCGCACCGGCTTAATTTAGCTGCGCCCACGCAACCGCCTTATCGCTATATGTGGATACGTTCGCCACACTTCCGGAAATACTGGACATATTTACGCGGAAACTACCAAATAGGCTTATTTGCGCACACCATGTAATTTGTACGATATTCTTTGCCACAAAATCTGAAACATTAAAtggcttgcaccaatgagttattaatttatcttaagtgcactttTCACTAATACAATCTATTATTAGTATTCATAACATAACGAGCCGAGGTAGAACACAGCAATTGGCAGCGaggcagttggtagaacgcttgcctctcctttgaggtcgcagatttgaATCCaccacaagcctaaaccaatgattgtcgaatttgttttttgtctgatcataaattattatcacgtgctcagcttacccaggtgggaaataggcgtgagtttatctatgtagataCTCATACTTAATAAGCGAGGTGATAACATGCCCTTGTTGCATAAGTCCATGAGTTTAGAAGCACTAGGACTGGACTTAATCCCCTCTTATGTAATTAAACGTGTCTTCAGCTTgtgtgataaaaaaatatataacataacataagttcacgactgtatcccaatggggtagtcagagctacatccatcgtaagatgaactaagtgcccacacctcacaACGCCATGGGCAAtcgttatgttataaataatcattaccccgtttttcacagggtccgcttacctaacctgaacatttgacaggtccggttactaacagaagcgactgcctgtctgtccttccaacccgcgaagggaaaaacagTCCAATACAGGGGGGAtaccggctaagacgaagccgattcagattggagcaaatcgaacatcgatttgattctgtcgtaccgcgtaagcagccaagatggcgatccccgattcgtgacgtcacatgaagttcaGCAAGCCGActgaacgaatgatttcagaACTGGCAGAGAAAactagtccaatacaggttacgccacatacctccgaaaatgcatttctcgggaatgtgggtttcctcacgatgttttccttcaccgctgagcacgtgataacaatttatgatcgaaacatgaattcgaaaacaatcattggtttactaACCATTATTGGTTTTtattgaacgtctcatccgcctataactactgcagcttttctcaacctgtatagccgaggaaagctgcaagaaaaacatcggTATTTCTTCCCGTAGTAGACACTATAGAACGACAAATTTATCGCAATGAGAGCAAATAGGCCGCATACCTACCTGTTATTGAAAGTATCTTAGTGCTATAAATAGTGTCATATCACTGTAACCACTAAGgaatttatgttatataaaaatagatatGATGCACTTGGCTTTATAGAGTAATCGgggataaaaatattgttttattcgtTTATAGCATTATGTTATCTGTACGTGGAGTAtagataatatattttctaCGCCTTCGGAGGTAAAGAGAGGCCTAAGCTTTAAGCGGAAGATTTGTTGAAGGAAtctatgtacttaattatttatttataaagccaCATGATAtacacattaaaatatttttacgtaatatgtagcttacggtattgtgactaatatacgtatataattatatgacAAAAATAGGGTAGTTCCGAAGTAGTCAAATCAACTGATTTTTTGgcgagctgcggcacccatgaggtacagtcatgagcaatatcatgtgccctctttagaaccctgttgcacaTCATATGTGCAAAAGTAATATGTCTAAAGTGGTTCTAATGGCGggttcaatttgtaaaaaaggtacatgtgacatggtatcaaagtgtataacatattagtactcgtgaccgtacatagagGTAGATATGTAATCAAATAAGTGTAACACGGTACGCTCAACCCCTTTAAACCACAATGCAATTTGAAATTCGTCGCCTTCTAGTTAAAACCCCGTTAGCGCCATTTTGTTAACAAGGATGCAAAGGTGTATTAGAGGACACAGAGCTCGACTTAAACTGGCACTAAACTAATCGAGATTGAAATCAACACGTGTCGACAATATAGGTAAAATGAAAATACTCGGTCTAAAAACAAAAGCGTATTAATTCATACTAATGCAGTCGCTGTGTTCGACCACGCCATGTTATGATGTGGGAGAAAAAAATGGCATATTGTCATGAACAGGAGAGTGAGTCAGATTGGAAGAAGGCCAGGCACATGTACGGCAGGGCTCTGAAAACTGCGATTACTCGAGCGGTGTAGAGAGCGGAAACGACATTCTTATTATTtatgcagatttgccgcaaatggcacaaactacttggccggacaaatatcAGGAGCCCTGAGGGTTAATAATAACGACGACTAGCGAAAATGGTATGGATTATAATAATcctaataattataatcataataattataatctgaTTGTACCATTGTCGATTCTCGGTTGAACCAAAACAAAAGTTCAATCCTACGATTAtaatctcataataataatgttacaaATATCTACCTGATTATCTAATAAAGTATGatgatcccgtgcttcggagggcacgttaagccgtcggtcccggctattagccgtaaaacacctccactaatccgcagtggaacagcgtggtggagtataccccataccccctccggttgattgaggggaggcctgtgcccagcagtgggacgtatataggctgtttatgtttatatattacaAATATCGCGTTaatatgcgtttcggaggtatgtgacctaacctgtattgggctggttttcccttcgcggggaaagtcagacagacagCCTATAACAAACCGgacctaacctgaggatttcacattttcaggttaggtaagcggaccggcGGTATAACGCTATagagatgacgatgatgattacAAATATCGcatttgacaaaaaaaaaaaatacctgatTAAGTACCACCAGGTGACGGAGATATCTGCTTACCGCATGCCACTCTCTTAGGGAAGCCAGAACTGTACTTCGAAAAACCATTCATTGATGTAATTGTTTGTCGAAAGTTTTATTCATCGATGTATTGATCGTTTTTTGGGATGTAGGGATCCGACTTCGCCATACTGAAATATACGCGTCGGGCCCGAGAAGTCGTGTAGTGTAATAGAGGCCTAGGagtggtattattccttattctatgcctaaggTCCAACTTACACCGTTGACActttcttagggtggtattaataaacgaatctcagctgagactgccctcaagatcatgctcaaggctctgtttttatatgagaactgtcacattgacatgatcttgagggcagtctcgaagctgagattagtttattaatacctccCTTAGCCTCTTTTAACAGTCAGTTGCAGAAACgctctttaaattttaaaggcGTCTTTAAGTACTAACGAACCAGAATGGTGTTAAATGGTGATAGAGAGGTAACCCTTCTTTTAAAGAACAAATCCCTTCTTTTTAAGTAAACCcttcgattaaaaaaaaacttccggcCTGCCAAATCCCGCCGGTTTCGTGGCCATTCCTATGAAAGTGTGAGGACAGCTGTTTCGTTTTCACCTGCCCGGTTTTTGACAATCTAGCGTCGAATCCTGGCCCGCCCACACGCGACAATGAATGACAATCGATATGTAACTGGGTCTTGGTATTGTCAATTTGAAATACAAAGGCGAAATCATGATTAGAAAGTTCTTCGGAACttcagtgtattttttttttaatctgtgatAGGATCATGAAACCATTaatgacatacatacaaacataaacggATACAATATACGTAACCACCCGTAAATcttaaaggggtgggcagagccactagtaatcaaagacaacttgcagctattgTTCATAGAAGTCCTAAGCTGGAACTTTGTGGGATCAACATGTCGCCCGTAACAATTATCCatcatgataaaaaaaaatatccatcaTGTTCGAAAGGACACAATcattctgtcggattttacgactatatttttacattttttatttgctctcaTTCCAGCACAGCATAATATCTCAGAGAAAATGTTTCATTTGAGTCAATAATGCGCGGATAGCTCGCTGGTAACGGTTGTATATGCTGATAAATGGAAAATGTATTGACTGTTAAacaaccaggggcctgtttaataaaacttacaattgtaaattacaacgacaatttgatgtacattatgtagctaatatgaaactttaaaatattcgtaatcacacactccgcaatgtacatcaaattgtcattgtaatttacaattgtaagttttattaaacaggcccctgaatGACCACACAGTGAGTCACTGAGCCTTTCACAATACTTGACTCATGTGTGACATAACATAATTCATCAAACTCATTCATTCTACCTGTTTGGAATTCTCTATTATGGGTTGGTAACAACTGtcatattaaaatgtattttgaacCATggcataagaagaccaggtatgctcaaaagtgacagctaacatttcaaggttagcccagctgacccaccctgcgttgccatttggtaaaaaataaattacccacaaccaaattttttaatttactttgcaaggaaattttgaacttttagtaaaagattcacttacagttttattttattttatttatgtgacaagtaatagtaattaaatacattagtcagtaattcacttaattttcaataataaaattttcgtcCTTGGAATTTTGGAGAGATATTTAATGGTATCATATCACAGTGGTAactcttacgtcatcaatgggctagcaatggtggCTTGTTAATCCTatgggattgagcatacctggttttcttataccatgttttgaacaaaaaataCTGATACATGCCAGAATGTTTATAATTAGATATCTAATATGAGTGGATAAAGTTGTTTTGTATAAATAAGACTTGTTCTAGATAAATTGCAGTCAAGGTGACAATTAAACAATGTGGTAAAAACATTGTAGAGAAATGGCTAAAATTTAGCATGTGTCTACATCTGTAACTACATGGCACGTAGGAGCATATTAATAGTTTGCTGCGGCGATTTTTCATAGCGGACCAATTTTTTGGCATATACATAGATAGACTAAGTATTTATTAACAAcacaaaatttttaaaacataacaaatcAAATGTAACATAAATTACAGGAAAAACTGGTTTTTAGCTCAACAACTTAAGACAACAATTAAACAGAAAGTATATTAGGTTGGTCAATATTTAGAAGACACAAATGTatgagattaactgtctgggaggGAACTGACATTACTAAATTgtacaacaatattttatgtttattttgcaagaacatctagggccttgtgccgaggttacaggttgtgagaagctgcagaagTTCAAAGtgtgattcaaagtgtaactatgttacctactaaataaaaatatttttgaatttgaattaaactaGATTTGAAAATTCTGAAGACCCAGGGTCATCAGAATGTtgattttcagctgaaccctaaaataaaatgcaaatataataataaataaaaatagatataatCTGCAACCAATCAAATCAGACCACGAACAAACCAGAATCATAACTTCATGCAAATGCAAATACTGTATCAAATTAAGGTTGAAATTATGCCTATGTACAACTGTTGTGACAAAGCTCTGCTTTTAGTAAAATGATTCTTCATTATTGctcattatatattattacagtTTTATAACAAAACTTGGCCTTTGAAATGCCATGTGGTATataacacatttttataaagaaaaaaaaataggtacctaatacacTCTAAAAGAACCATAACAACTTGcaaaatgacatagattcaaataaaattgaccttcaacaagtttctctatgataattaagttgaataaatgattctgattcagaAACTATTTA of Pectinophora gossypiella chromosome 16, ilPecGoss1.1, whole genome shotgun sequence contains these proteins:
- the LOC126373911 gene encoding AN1-type zinc finger protein 4-like, producing MSQHGCPERLSNRSKGFQEEGPQPTMEVLVETLTGTAFEMTVSPSDTIFAIKSKICRVEGIPVSQQHLVYNLRELEDGSSLRALGIADGARLRLVLGMRGGPVSTRRLPPPPEPWRDIERLLDSNREESEWGCSSGSGCKVTVVVFREGERVNMLRVRHNPDGSYSPLHTHSESSLSQVSSESVCSACSSCGGGCAAEPEGGALAQNAVTMGKMLDLRRRMETLSIRRHKPQGEPAEMQKTRSEETLSVPSVVEQYEEFGGYSELAPLCEPCRCRCPLQAADRVKVSGGVSGGLLVSRREARRPRSPDLASLASDYGGLSSAGAGWRAAARSASSLHAAGCGACLLPPAARPPLSLSTPELQHAPPPPPPLARHKHRSRLHLPPAPAPAPVLAPAPAPAPAPRKKPRCGLCRKRLSIATLHRCRCGAEFCAPHRYAEVHGCAYDYKAAPVLPAPAPRLPKI